Part of the Caldalkalibacillus thermarum genome, ACAGATGAACCAAAAAAAGACATTAATGTGATTTTCCCCTTGGATCGTTTGCGTGAATTAAAAGAAGAGGGCTTTATCGGCGATGTGAACAATAAGCATATTTCCATGATGGGATACGCCATGCGCTTAAAACAAATTTTGGACGAGACCGTCCCACAAGTGGCCAAGGAAATCACCAAGTCCAAAGCAGATGCTGTTTTGCTGACTGCTGGATGACCGCTGTGTCACCGTACCGTGGTCGCGGTACAACGTGCCATTGAAATGCAAGGTATTCCAACCGTGCTGGTCACTCTGGACAAGGAGCAGTCCGGCTTAATGAGACCGCCCCGGGCCATTCACCCGGTTGGCT contains:
- a CDS encoding glycine/sarcosine/betaine reductase selenoprotein B family protein, yielding MEMSRKAIPYTPNDKALSEMTIAIVSTAGAHLKDQDPFNTAGDHTYRLISGDADTSQFTVTHGAPKEHYNTDEPKKDINVIFPLDRLRELKEEGFIGDVNNKHISMMGYAMRLKQILDETVPQVAKEITKSKADAVLLTAG